The Vibrio diazotrophicus DNA window GTTCACATCCAGATGTGCTTTTTCACCACGAATCGTGAATGATCTATCAGCGGTTTCATTCGTATAAGTAGTATGCATTAACCAAGTCATGTCTTTCTCTTCAGATAGAGAGGCTATGTCTTGAATAACGAATACCTTCCCTTTTACGAACCAAATCTTACGCTTGTATGATTCAATTTCTGGCACAAAATGCTTATATGAATCGGTCGCATCACCTTCCACCATTTTGATTTCAGAATCGGTATCAAAATCCACGATACGGCCACCTGCCTCTATACAGAAGCGATCTTGGTGACCTTCGTAGCCTGTATTTTTGTTCTCACCGTATTGGCCTTTTCCACCGAACAACGGTAAGTTCTTAGAGAACGTATGACGACGCCACTTAGTATGCATGTCTACGCCAAAACCACCGTAATAACCAGTAATAGAGGCAAGCGTTTCTCCAAAGGCATGCAACGTAAAAGCGTTTTGGTCACCATGAGAATGGCTGATAGACCCAAAAGGTGAACACTTGAAGATCATATGAATATGTTCATCACGCTCAGTCATCTTATTATGAAAAGCAGCCCATCCGGTAATCGGGAACACCTTCAACAAAGGGTCGTTTGATGGTGCTTTTTCTTCCGGAGCATCCCATAAGATGTTGAAACGCAAGTCATCATAGCCGAAGTCCCACCAGCCATAATTGTAGAATTTTGTATGTGCTTCTGTATCACGACTTTTAAGCTGATTGTAATACCAAACATACTCTGGTTTTTGATTAACACCTGCATAATGCTTAATGTTGTAAGCCAGTTTAAGGCCAGGGAAATCACCAATCGAAGATTGATCACAGAAGCTTGCACGCTTTGAGTGTACAGGCATGCAGTACAGTGGAAAGTCGCCCGTATTTTCGTAGAAAGTTTTATTAAACATATCTACGCCAGTGTATGCCTTCAATAAATCGAATGCTTCACCCAAGAATGCCGTTTGAGTATTCCAATAGTCTGGGCCTTCTGCCCAGCCACCATCTTCGCCACCCCATGGTGGATAATGTTCTGCGTAATATTCCAATGCATATGACAAATATTCACCAGCTTTAGGATGATCGTGGAATAGCGCTATACATGTTGGAATAACAGCGGATGAGATAGAACGAACGCCATGACTGTTTAAAGGATTCGCAAGCAAATCAACAGTTACCTTCAGGTGGTGCATAATCTCATCTAAGCGAGTAACTAGTGCTGTTTGAACAATCTCACGCTCATGCTCTGAAAAGTATGGATGAAGCCAGTCATAACCCCATGCCATAGCAGCGATAACACGGAAAGCGGCCTCATCATTATAACCACGAGATGTAACGCCATCTGGATCGTAAGAAGCGAGCTTCAACGTCCATGCTTTCGCTTTTAGAATAAGAGATTCATCTTTTTTAACAACACCAGCTATCGCTAGGTTGCGTGTTGCGTTAAGAGCCATCTGGCAATCAACATACATTTGTCGCCAATATGGTCTCCATAATGAAGCTTTTCCAACCGTCTCTTCTGGATATGGTTGCGGTTCTTCATAAGGTTCA harbors:
- a CDS encoding DUF4962 domain-containing protein, with the protein product MQNQKSLDAIKKIKLENDTSAGNLVDLLPIKVQKRDFDLSFLDNLSVERPRLLVQAQDLQEFQGKVQKDESFCMFDDFYVNSTAKFLDVEPYEEPQPYPEETVGKASLWRPYWRQMYVDCQMALNATRNLAIAGVVKKDESLILKAKAWTLKLASYDPDGVTSRGYNDEAAFRVIAAMAWGYDWLHPYFSEHEREIVQTALVTRLDEIMHHLKVTVDLLANPLNSHGVRSISSAVIPTCIALFHDHPKAGEYLSYALEYYAEHYPPWGGEDGGWAEGPDYWNTQTAFLGEAFDLLKAYTGVDMFNKTFYENTGDFPLYCMPVHSKRASFCDQSSIGDFPGLKLAYNIKHYAGVNQKPEYVWYYNQLKSRDTEAHTKFYNYGWWDFGYDDLRFNILWDAPEEKAPSNDPLLKVFPITGWAAFHNKMTERDEHIHMIFKCSPFGSISHSHGDQNAFTLHAFGETLASITGYYGGFGVDMHTKWRRHTFSKNLPLFGGKGQYGENKNTGYEGHQDRFCIEAGGRIVDFDTDSEIKMVEGDATDSYKHFVPEIESYKRKIWFVKGKVFVIQDIASLSEEKDMTWLMHTTYTNETADRSFTIRGEKAHLDVNFINEAQDNIVSVENVEGFGDVDPYEYKDLEVHRHVEVKFKPMKLHNVLTLLTPNKNVGEQLTVTYEVEGNTLKLVVDGEAVQIKLN